The Burkholderiales bacterium genome has a segment encoding these proteins:
- a CDS encoding GDYXXLXY domain-containing protein, whose protein sequence is MRSAIALVACVGVLAVVDWSIVQREHHLESGRIVYLELAPVDPRSLMQGDYMALSFAIAREAQAALREARQAEDGRIVVTVGSDGVAKYARMDDGRPLAADELRLRYRIRAGEMKFATNAWFFEEGTAARYEPARYGEFRVDPDGELLLTRMRGKDLQPL, encoded by the coding sequence ATGCGTAGCGCGATCGCGCTCGTCGCGTGCGTCGGCGTCCTCGCGGTCGTCGACTGGAGCATCGTCCAGCGCGAGCACCATCTGGAGAGCGGCCGGATCGTCTACCTGGAGCTCGCGCCGGTCGACCCGCGCTCGCTCATGCAGGGCGATTACATGGCGCTGAGCTTCGCGATCGCGCGCGAGGCGCAGGCGGCGCTGAGGGAGGCGCGGCAGGCCGAGGACGGGCGGATCGTGGTCACCGTCGGGTCCGACGGGGTCGCGAAATACGCGCGCATGGACGACGGCCGGCCGCTCGCCGCGGACGAGCTGCGGCTGCGCTACCGTATCCGGGCGGGCGAGATGAAGTTCGCCACGAATGCGTGGTTCTTCGAGGAAGGCACCGCCGCGCGCTACGAGCCCGCACGCTACGGCGAGTTTCGCGTCGACCCCGACGGCGAGCTGCTGCTCACCCGCATGCGCGGCAAAGACCTCCAGCCGCTCTAG
- a CDS encoding DUF2157 domain-containing protein, with protein sequence MSERATILSWTEHGAIDDAQAALSAAGVLPSARHWRTFLDRLLLWSGAAALGVAVVFFIAYNWSALGRYAKFGLLQIAIVAAVVAYWRLGPERASAKAALLVACIVLGALLALVGQTYQTGADTFELFAAWGALIVPWVIVGRYAALWVMWLALANLAAALYFSTFGGWLGFVFTGESPLWLLFALNTLALAVWELAATRIDWLASRWAPRVIAVASGVAVAMLALHAVLDGDAGDAIAVLAYATWLACGGYVYVRLRRDLFMLAGGCLSAIVVVTAFLGRHLFALGGGAGAALLIALAVIGMAAASGWWLRQLAAESAE encoded by the coding sequence ATGAGCGAGCGCGCGACGATCCTCTCGTGGACCGAGCACGGGGCGATCGACGACGCGCAAGCAGCGCTGTCCGCGGCGGGCGTGCTGCCGTCGGCGAGGCACTGGCGCACGTTCCTCGATCGGCTGCTGTTGTGGTCGGGCGCGGCCGCGCTCGGCGTCGCAGTCGTGTTCTTCATCGCCTACAACTGGAGCGCCCTGGGGCGCTACGCGAAGTTCGGCCTGCTCCAGATCGCGATCGTCGCGGCAGTCGTCGCGTACTGGCGGCTGGGACCCGAGAGGGCCTCCGCCAAAGCCGCTCTGCTCGTCGCGTGCATCGTGCTCGGCGCGCTGCTCGCGCTCGTCGGACAGACCTACCAGACCGGCGCCGACACCTTCGAGCTCTTCGCTGCCTGGGGCGCGCTCATCGTGCCGTGGGTGATCGTCGGCCGCTACGCCGCGTTGTGGGTGATGTGGCTCGCCCTGGCGAACCTCGCGGCGGCGCTGTACTTCAGCACGTTCGGGGGCTGGCTCGGTTTCGTTTTCACCGGCGAAAGCCCGCTCTGGCTGCTCTTCGCGCTGAATACGCTGGCGCTGGCCGTGTGGGAGCTCGCCGCGACGCGCATCGACTGGCTGGCCTCGCGCTGGGCGCCCCGCGTCATCGCGGTCGCGAGCGGCGTTGCGGTCGCGATGCTCGCGCTGCACGCAGTGCTCGACGGCGACGCCGGCGATGCGATCGCGGTGCTGGCCTATGCGACATGGCTCGCGTGCGGCGGCTACGTGTACGTGCGGTTGAGGCGCGACCTCTTCATGCTGGCGGGCGGTTGTCTGTCCGCGATCGTAGTCGTCACCGCGTTCCTCGGCAGGCATCTCTTCGCCCTGGGCGGCGGCGCCGGCGCGGCGCTGCTGATCGCGCTCGCGGTGATCGGCATGGCGGCCGCATCGGGGTGGTGGCTGCGACAGCTCGCCGCCGAGTCCGCCGAATGA
- a CDS encoding chemotaxis protein CheB, with amino-acid sequence MLSFDAIVIGASAGGVEAVSALLHALPSSCGAAVVVVIHVPPGNDNLLARVLAPRCTLPVREAADKEPVEAGNVYVAPPGYHLLIEPEKTFALSLDEPVHYSRPSLDVLFESAAHAYRERLLGIVLTGANADGAEGLRIVRELGGTGWVQQPETAYAQAMPAAAIARAGADRVATVAEIAQALGALHGAATTN; translated from the coding sequence ATGCTGAGCTTCGACGCGATCGTCATCGGCGCATCGGCCGGCGGCGTCGAGGCCGTCTCGGCGCTGCTCCACGCGCTGCCGTCGTCGTGCGGCGCCGCGGTCGTGGTCGTGATTCACGTCCCGCCGGGGAACGACAACCTGCTCGCGCGCGTCCTCGCGCCGCGCTGCACGCTGCCGGTGCGCGAGGCGGCCGACAAGGAACCGGTCGAGGCGGGCAACGTCTACGTCGCGCCGCCGGGCTACCACCTCCTGATCGAGCCGGAGAAGACGTTCGCGCTGTCGCTCGACGAGCCGGTGCACTACTCGCGCCCGTCGCTCGACGTGCTGTTCGAATCGGCGGCGCACGCCTACCGCGAGCGGCTGCTCGGCATCGTGCTCACCGGCGCCAACGCCGACGGCGCCGAGGGACTGCGCATCGTGCGCGAGCTCGGCGGCACCGGCTGGGTCCAGCAACCCGAGACCGCTTACGCGCAGGCCATGCCGGCGGCGGCGATCGCGCGCGCGGGCGCCGACCGCGTCGCGACCGTCGCCGAGATCGCGCAGGCGCTCGGTGCCCTTCACGGCGCAGCAACTACGAACTGA
- a CDS encoding hybrid sensor histidine kinase/response regulator — protein MNEPIKILVVDDVPQNLAAIEAVLARPGLELLSARSGEEALELLLVHHVALALMDVRMPGMDGFELAELMRGAERTRDVPIIFMTAASHDPLRTFRGYEAGAVDFLHKPIDPLILKSKIDIFVELYSQRRRMQAQLEELQRALRLNETFAAVLGHDLRNPLNAISMGAEVLLQVASDDKVRSIGERIRASTRRMAKMIEQLLDVARIRAGGVSLAMNPGNVADVCGTIREELEAARSPGRIAVSCRGDTAATFDADRLSQVFSNLIGNALQHGAPETPVNVTIDGEDPRVVTVRISNEGAIPAERLTTLFEPFQSIGSQGGLGLGLYIAKQFVQAHGGDVAARAEPAQHTTFEFSIPRTPPATDGGKVTL, from the coding sequence ATGAACGAACCGATCAAGATACTCGTCGTCGACGACGTGCCGCAGAACCTGGCGGCGATCGAGGCCGTGCTCGCACGTCCCGGCCTCGAGCTCCTCAGCGCGCGCTCCGGCGAGGAAGCGCTCGAGCTGCTGCTCGTGCACCACGTCGCGCTCGCGCTCATGGACGTGCGCATGCCGGGCATGGACGGCTTCGAGCTCGCCGAGCTCATGCGCGGGGCCGAGCGCACGCGCGACGTGCCGATCATCTTCATGACCGCGGCGTCGCACGATCCGCTGCGCACGTTCAGGGGTTACGAGGCGGGTGCGGTCGACTTCCTGCACAAGCCGATCGACCCGTTGATCCTCAAGAGCAAGATCGACATCTTCGTCGAGCTCTACTCGCAGCGCCGCCGCATGCAGGCGCAGCTCGAGGAGCTGCAGCGCGCGCTGCGCCTGAACGAGACGTTCGCGGCGGTGCTCGGACACGACCTGCGCAACCCGCTCAATGCGATCTCGATGGGCGCTGAAGTGCTGCTGCAGGTCGCGTCCGACGACAAGGTGCGATCGATCGGCGAGCGCATACGCGCCAGCACCCGGCGCATGGCGAAGATGATCGAGCAGCTCCTCGACGTCGCGCGCATCCGCGCCGGCGGCGTGTCGCTCGCGATGAACCCGGGCAACGTCGCGGACGTGTGCGGCACGATACGCGAGGAGCTCGAAGCCGCGCGCTCGCCGGGGCGCATCGCGGTGAGCTGCAGAGGCGACACTGCCGCGACCTTCGACGCCGACCGGCTGTCGCAGGTGTTCTCCAACCTCATCGGCAACGCGCTCCAGCACGGCGCGCCGGAGACGCCGGTGAACGTGACGATCGACGGGGAGGACCCGCGCGTGGTCACGGTGCGCATCAGCAACGAAGGCGCCATCCCGGCCGAGCGGCTGACGACCCTGTTCGAGCCGTTCCAGTCGATCGGCTCGCAGGGCGGGCTCGGCCTCGGGCTCTACATCGCCAAGCAGTTCGTGCAGGCGCACGGGGGCGACGTCGCGGCGCGCGCCGAGCCGGCGCAGCACACCACGTTCGAGTTCTCGATCCCGCGCACGCCGCCGGCGACCGACGGCGGGAAGGTCACGCTCTAG
- a CDS encoding response regulator yields the protein MNLERRISDHDAAVYLGIAAMFTLVFIVDYFTRLGLAEWILHVVPIGLCLFQRRAWLPLFAGLVATMLIVLGFLVSPQGAAAQLAAINRTIGVVTIWFAALIVRQTLLARARAAALAWLAEGQVRIAQSALGDLKPAEVGDALVASVARYVGAQTAVLYRRESGVLQRNGVYAASEAPQTLRLGEGVTGEAAKSPRALVIEGLPPDYLRIASATGSAAPQALIAAPITAEGAPHGVIELGFAARPANVDEVLALLDRVAGDVGVTVQSALYRERVLELLSETQRQGEELQAQQEELRVANEELTEQSSALKESQARLENQQAELEETNAQLEAQATDLERQKADLLNVQSELKRSAQELERASRYKSEFLANMSHELRTPLNSSLILAKVLADNGAGNLTEEQVNYAKVIHTSNNDLLALINDILDLSKIEAGHVKVEPEAAALDSVLEPLRASFEAVASEKGLELVFDVAADAPQSLTTDVRRLQQILRNLLSNALKFTAKGRVALRVSGAGGGRVAFAVEDTGIGIPEDQLEPIFEAFHQADGTTSRKYGGTGLGLSISRELARLLGGIISVTSTVGVGSTFSLTIPVTLDSAAGDTAAEPAPAPRAAPVPQREPRRARPATPEHIPDDREHRAHERLILIVDDDVNFARILYGLAHELDLDCIHTVNGSDAVELARRHNPSGILLDVGLPDDSGLSVLERLKRDPDTRHIPVHMLSVEDHTQPALELGAVGYTLKPAARHQLVEAIGALRSRGNGRTHSVLVVEDDAALRESIAVLLRAEDVEIALAGSAAEALERLSTGTFDCVVMDLALPDASGFDLLERIAQQGRPGDSDPLRRARYTSAPVIVYTGRQLSPDDEQRLRRYSRSIIIKGARSPERLLDEVTLFLHRVESTLPPDQQKLLRQARQREASFEGRTILLAEDDVRNIYALSSVLEPLGAKLEIARNGREALDKLANGNRIDLVLMDVMMPEMDGLAAMREIRKSPQLSKLPIIAITAKAMPEDRQACLDAGASDYVSKPIDVDKLLSLCRVWLPK from the coding sequence ATGAATCTCGAACGGCGCATATCCGACCACGACGCCGCCGTGTATCTCGGCATCGCGGCGATGTTCACGCTCGTGTTCATCGTCGATTACTTCACGCGGCTCGGTCTGGCCGAGTGGATATTGCACGTGGTGCCCATCGGGCTGTGCCTGTTCCAGCGCCGCGCATGGCTCCCGCTGTTCGCCGGGCTCGTTGCGACCATGCTGATCGTCCTCGGTTTTCTCGTGTCGCCGCAGGGTGCGGCGGCGCAGCTTGCCGCGATCAACCGCACGATCGGCGTGGTGACGATCTGGTTCGCGGCCCTCATCGTGCGCCAGACTCTGCTCGCGCGGGCGCGCGCGGCCGCGCTGGCGTGGCTCGCCGAAGGTCAGGTGCGGATCGCGCAAAGCGCGCTCGGCGATCTCAAGCCCGCCGAAGTCGGCGACGCGCTGGTCGCCAGCGTCGCGCGTTACGTGGGCGCACAGACGGCGGTGCTCTATCGCCGCGAGTCCGGCGTCCTGCAGCGCAACGGCGTGTACGCCGCGTCCGAGGCGCCGCAGACCCTGCGTCTCGGCGAAGGCGTCACCGGCGAGGCGGCGAAATCGCCCCGGGCGCTGGTGATCGAAGGTTTGCCGCCGGACTACCTGCGCATCGCGTCCGCAACCGGCTCCGCGGCGCCCCAGGCGCTGATCGCTGCGCCCATCACCGCGGAAGGCGCGCCGCACGGCGTGATCGAGCTCGGCTTCGCCGCGAGGCCCGCCAACGTCGACGAGGTGCTCGCGCTGCTCGACCGCGTCGCGGGCGACGTCGGCGTGACCGTGCAGAGCGCGCTGTACCGCGAGCGCGTGCTCGAGCTTCTCTCGGAAACGCAGCGCCAGGGCGAGGAGCTGCAGGCGCAGCAGGAGGAGCTGCGCGTCGCGAACGAAGAGCTCACCGAGCAGAGCTCGGCGCTGAAAGAGTCGCAGGCGCGGCTGGAGAACCAGCAGGCGGAGCTCGAGGAGACCAATGCGCAGCTCGAAGCGCAGGCGACCGATCTCGAGCGCCAGAAAGCCGATCTACTCAACGTGCAGAGCGAGCTCAAGCGCTCGGCGCAGGAGCTCGAGCGCGCGAGCCGCTACAAATCCGAGTTCCTGGCCAACATGTCGCACGAGCTGCGCACGCCGCTCAACAGCTCGCTCATCCTCGCCAAGGTGCTCGCCGACAACGGCGCGGGCAACCTGACCGAGGAGCAGGTGAATTACGCGAAGGTGATCCACACCTCGAACAACGACCTGCTCGCGCTCATCAACGACATCCTCGACCTCTCCAAGATCGAGGCCGGCCACGTCAAGGTCGAGCCCGAGGCCGCCGCGCTCGACTCGGTGCTCGAGCCGCTGCGCGCGAGCTTTGAGGCGGTCGCCAGCGAAAAAGGCCTGGAGCTGGTGTTCGACGTCGCCGCCGACGCGCCGCAGTCGCTCACGACCGACGTGCGCCGGCTCCAGCAGATCCTGCGCAACCTCCTGTCGAACGCGCTCAAGTTCACCGCAAAGGGACGCGTCGCGCTGCGCGTCTCCGGCGCGGGCGGCGGCCGCGTCGCGTTCGCGGTCGAAGACACCGGCATCGGCATCCCCGAAGATCAGCTCGAGCCGATCTTCGAGGCATTCCACCAGGCCGACGGCACGACGAGCCGCAAGTACGGCGGCACCGGCCTCGGGCTTTCGATCTCACGCGAGCTGGCTCGGCTCCTCGGCGGAATCATCTCGGTGACGAGCACGGTCGGCGTCGGCAGCACGTTCTCGCTGACGATACCCGTGACGCTCGACAGCGCCGCAGGCGACACTGCGGCCGAGCCGGCGCCCGCGCCGCGCGCCGCGCCGGTTCCGCAGCGCGAGCCGCGTCGCGCGAGGCCGGCGACGCCCGAGCACATCCCCGACGATCGCGAGCACCGCGCGCACGAGCGGCTGATCCTCATCGTCGACGACGACGTCAACTTCGCCAGGATCCTCTACGGCCTCGCGCACGAGCTCGACCTCGACTGCATCCACACGGTCAACGGCTCCGACGCGGTCGAGCTCGCGCGCCGGCACAACCCGAGCGGCATCCTGCTCGACGTGGGGCTCCCCGACGACTCCGGCTTGTCGGTGCTCGAGCGGCTCAAGCGCGATCCGGACACGCGCCACATCCCGGTGCACATGCTGTCGGTGGAAGACCATACCCAGCCCGCGCTCGAGCTCGGGGCGGTCGGCTACACGCTCAAGCCCGCGGCGCGCCACCAGCTCGTCGAGGCGATCGGCGCGCTGCGCTCGCGCGGCAACGGCCGCACGCACAGCGTGCTCGTCGTCGAGGACGATGCGGCCCTGCGCGAGAGCATCGCGGTGCTGCTGCGCGCGGAAGACGTCGAGATCGCGCTCGCGGGCTCCGCGGCCGAAGCGCTGGAGCGGCTGTCGACGGGCACGTTCGACTGCGTGGTGATGGACCTCGCATTGCCCGACGCGAGCGGTTTCGATCTCCTCGAGCGCATCGCGCAACAGGGACGGCCCGGCGACTCCGACCCTTTGAGACGCGCTCGCTATACGTCGGCGCCGGTGATCGTGTACACCGGCCGCCAGCTCTCGCCCGACGACGAGCAGCGCCTGCGCCGCTATTCGCGCTCCATCATCATCAAGGGCGCGCGCTCGCCCGAGCGCCTGCTCGACGAGGTGACGCTCTTCCTGCACCGCGTCGAGTCGACGCTGCCGCCGGACCAGCAGAAGCTCCTGCGCCAGGCGCGGCAGCGCGAGGCGTCGTTCGAAGGGCGCACGATCCTGCTTGCCGAGGACGACGTGCGCAACATCTACGCGCTGTCGAGCGTGCTCGAGCCGCTCGGGGCGAAGCTCGAGATCGCACGCAACGGCCGAGAAGCGCTGGACAAGCTCGCGAACGGCAACCGCATCGACCTCGTGCTGATGGACGTGATGATGCCGGAGATGGACGGGCTTGCCGCGATGCGCGAGATCCGCAAGTCGCCGCAGCTGTCCAAGCTGCCGATCATCGCGATCACCGCCAAGGCGATGCCCGAGGACCGCCAGGCGTGCCTCGACGCGGGGGCGAGCGACTACGTGTCCAAGCCGATCGACGTCGACAAGCTGCTGTCGCTGTGCCGGGTGTGGCTGCCCAAATGA
- a CDS encoding phosphatase domain-containing protein, which produces MRNARKWAIEPYMGYGTGERLVLQGRVLKYVVEIESHPDDTRWRNLVNMWKRFATRDVPNARVRARHGASEALAVTDHEGYFSIDMPAGAPLAGSVWHEVALDLPDAPVVPGVSDATAQIVVPPPQARYGVISDIDDTVVTTNVGSTLSMLATVLLSNSHARTPFAGIAALYRALHDGASGGQANPIFYVSNGPWNLYGLLVEFYKLNRIPLGPIFLRDFGPRMMLGARRQPSRKLANIERILAAYPQLPFVLIGDSAERDPEIYADVVKRFPDRVLAIYIRSIDTRPERLSAIAALTEAIRASRAQFVLAPDSEFAAVHAAGEGLIDSSALAEIRQEKS; this is translated from the coding sequence GTGAGGAACGCCCGCAAGTGGGCGATCGAGCCTTACATGGGCTACGGCACGGGCGAGCGCCTCGTGCTGCAAGGGCGTGTGCTCAAGTACGTCGTCGAGATCGAATCGCACCCCGACGACACGCGATGGCGCAACCTGGTGAACATGTGGAAGCGCTTCGCGACGCGCGACGTGCCGAACGCGCGCGTGCGGGCGCGCCACGGAGCGAGCGAAGCGCTCGCCGTCACCGACCACGAAGGGTATTTCTCGATCGACATGCCCGCGGGCGCGCCGCTCGCTGGCAGCGTCTGGCATGAGGTCGCGCTCGATCTTCCCGACGCGCCGGTCGTGCCGGGGGTGTCCGATGCGACGGCGCAGATCGTCGTCCCGCCGCCGCAGGCGCGCTACGGCGTCATCAGCGACATCGACGACACCGTCGTCACGACCAACGTCGGCAGCACGCTCTCGATGCTCGCGACCGTGCTGCTCTCCAACTCGCACGCCCGCACGCCGTTCGCGGGCATCGCCGCGCTCTATCGCGCGCTGCACGACGGCGCGTCGGGCGGCCAGGCGAATCCCATCTTCTACGTCTCCAACGGGCCGTGGAACCTCTACGGGCTGCTGGTCGAGTTCTACAAGTTGAACCGGATACCGCTCGGCCCGATCTTCCTGCGCGACTTCGGCCCGCGCATGATGCTGGGCGCTCGACGGCAGCCGAGCCGGAAGCTCGCCAACATCGAGCGCATCCTCGCGGCGTACCCGCAACTTCCGTTCGTGCTGATCGGCGACAGCGCCGAGCGCGATCCGGAGATCTACGCCGACGTGGTGAAGCGCTTCCCCGACCGCGTACTCGCGATCTACATCCGCTCGATCGACACGCGGCCCGAACGGCTGTCGGCGATCGCCGCGCTCACCGAAGCGATACGCGCGAGCCGGGCGCAATTCGTGCTCGCGCCCGACAGCGAGTTCGCGGCGGTGCACGCCGCGGGCGAAGGCCTGATCGACAGCTCGGCGCTCGCCGAGATACGACAAGAGAAATCCTGA
- a CDS encoding DUF4401 domain-containing protein, which translates to MSAARDTRLWDALSRAGLTHGDMPRPRESQTPWYVRVMLGAAGIVAALFLIGFFALAFQFIVNSPVAAAVIGASLIGAAYAIFRHGPAGDFAPMFALAISIAGQAFFVFGLVDTLQAHSLAGIASVIAALEAGLVVAMPSYLHRVGSSYAAATALAIALRGTGMGVVAPGAIAAAFAWLWLNEARLARRHSLVTPIAYGLTLAFVQMEAAAVLGRGAFFDVSFIAPPPTLLGAGEALVAGVWLATVAALVRRAGWRLTDRPALAAVLAAALLGAASLHAPGFAGGLAIVVLGFAAGNVVLWGLGLAGLLGYIGGYYYSLDLTLLGKAATLAAAGAVLLGARALLLKRVLPDA; encoded by the coding sequence ATGAGCGCGGCGCGCGACACGAGGCTGTGGGACGCGCTCTCGCGCGCCGGGCTCACGCACGGCGACATGCCGCGGCCGCGCGAATCGCAGACGCCGTGGTACGTGCGCGTGATGCTCGGCGCGGCCGGCATCGTCGCCGCGCTGTTCCTGATCGGGTTCTTCGCGCTCGCTTTCCAGTTCATCGTCAACAGCCCGGTCGCCGCCGCCGTCATCGGCGCGTCGCTGATCGGAGCGGCCTACGCGATATTCCGGCATGGCCCCGCCGGCGATTTCGCGCCGATGTTCGCGCTCGCGATCAGCATCGCCGGTCAGGCGTTCTTCGTCTTCGGCTTGGTCGATACCTTGCAAGCGCATTCGCTCGCGGGCATCGCCTCTGTGATCGCAGCGCTCGAAGCCGGCCTCGTGGTGGCGATGCCGAGCTACCTCCACCGCGTGGGCTCCTCGTATGCCGCTGCGACCGCGCTGGCGATAGCGCTGCGCGGAACCGGCATGGGCGTGGTCGCGCCGGGCGCGATCGCCGCGGCGTTCGCATGGCTGTGGCTGAACGAAGCACGGCTCGCACGCAGGCATTCACTGGTCACCCCGATCGCGTACGGCCTCACGCTCGCCTTCGTACAGATGGAGGCTGCGGCCGTGCTCGGCCGCGGTGCGTTCTTCGACGTGAGCTTCATCGCACCGCCCCCTACGCTCCTCGGCGCAGGCGAAGCGCTCGTTGCGGGAGTGTGGCTCGCTACGGTGGCGGCGCTCGTGAGGCGGGCCGGCTGGCGGCTGACCGACCGGCCCGCGCTCGCGGCGGTGCTCGCCGCCGCGCTCCTCGGCGCCGCGTCGCTGCACGCGCCCGGGTTCGCGGGAGGGCTCGCGATCGTGGTGCTCGGTTTTGCCGCGGGCAACGTCGTGCTGTGGGGTCTCGGGCTGGCGGGACTGCTCGGGTATATCGGCGGCTATTACTACAGCCTCGATCTCACGCTGCTCGGCAAGGCCGCCACGCTCGCCGCCGCCGGCGCGGTTCTGCTCGGTGCGCGCGCGCTCCTGCTCAAACGGGTGCTCCCCGATGCGTAG
- a CDS encoding metal-dependent hydrolase, whose amino-acid sequence MPTILSHPAVPLAIGFGLGSRAISGRLLLAGVAASMAPDLDVYISHYWSAIAHRGITHTPLAALFGALCAALIARALRTTHVKAFLFVFVCLLSHPLLDMCTNGGSGIPLLWPLDDERYFFPWTPIEVSPLGIRRFFSERGLEVLTSEIVWVWVPALVLYATLRRSRHSREGGNPF is encoded by the coding sequence ATGCCGACCATCCTCTCGCATCCCGCGGTGCCTTTGGCGATCGGATTCGGACTCGGTTCGCGTGCGATCTCCGGCCGGCTGCTGCTCGCCGGCGTCGCCGCCTCGATGGCGCCGGATCTCGACGTGTACATCAGCCATTACTGGTCCGCGATCGCGCATCGCGGCATCACGCACACGCCGCTCGCCGCGCTGTTTGGTGCGTTGTGCGCGGCGCTCATCGCACGCGCGCTGCGCACGACGCACGTCAAAGCGTTCCTGTTCGTCTTCGTCTGCCTCTTATCTCACCCGCTGCTCGACATGTGCACCAACGGCGGATCGGGCATCCCGCTGCTCTGGCCGCTGGACGACGAGCGCTACTTCTTCCCGTGGACGCCGATCGAAGTGTCGCCGCTGGGAATACGGCGGTTCTTTTCCGAGCGAGGGCTGGAAGTGCTGACCTCGGAGATCGTCTGGGTGTGGGTGCCGGCGCTCGTGCTTTACGCGACGCTGCGACGGTCTCGCCATTCCCGCGAAGGCGGGAATCCGTTTTGA
- a CDS encoding CheR family methyltransferase yields the protein MTYVEHRDTFDEELKLLLEAIYFKYQHDFRHYAFSSLRRRVTLAMQRFGCRSVSQLQDRVLHEPEVFGQMLQYLTVQVSEMFRDPQYFRTLRAEVVPVLKTYPSIKLWIAGCSTGEEVWSFAILLAEEDLLDRTLVYATDINAESLQAAEAGVYALDRVAQFSTNYLAAGGTRSLSDYYHAAYGGAVFDRALRSKVLFADHSLATDTVFSEVHLVSCRNVLIYFDRPLQDRAIGLFRDALVHRGFLGLGSKESLRLTSHADAFAELSATSRIYRKC from the coding sequence ATGACCTACGTCGAGCATCGCGACACCTTCGACGAGGAGCTCAAGCTCCTCCTCGAGGCGATCTACTTCAAGTACCAGCACGACTTCAGGCATTACGCCTTCTCGTCGCTGCGCCGGCGGGTGACGCTCGCGATGCAGCGCTTCGGCTGCCGCAGCGTGTCGCAGCTCCAGGACCGCGTGCTGCACGAGCCCGAGGTGTTCGGGCAGATGCTGCAGTACCTCACGGTGCAGGTCTCGGAGATGTTCCGCGACCCGCAGTACTTCAGGACGCTGCGCGCCGAGGTCGTGCCGGTCCTGAAGACTTATCCCTCGATCAAGCTGTGGATCGCCGGGTGCAGCACGGGCGAGGAAGTGTGGTCGTTCGCGATCCTCCTCGCCGAGGAAGACCTGCTCGACCGCACGCTCGTCTACGCCACCGACATCAATGCCGAATCGCTGCAGGCGGCCGAGGCCGGCGTGTACGCGCTCGACCGCGTCGCGCAGTTCAGCACCAACTATCTTGCCGCCGGAGGCACGCGCTCGCTGTCCGATTACTATCACGCAGCCTACGGCGGCGCGGTGTTCGATCGCGCGCTCAGATCGAAAGTGCTGTTCGCCGACCACAGCCTCGCGACCGACACCGTGTTCTCCGAGGTGCACCTGGTCTCGTGCCGCAACGTGCTGATCTACTTCGACCGGCCGCTGCAGGATCGCGCCATCGGTCTGTTCCGCGATGCGCTGGTCCACCGCGGTTTCCTGGGGCTGGGCTCCAAGGAAAGCCTGCGGCTCACGTCGCACGCCGACGCGTTCGCCGAGCTCTCGGCGACTTCGCGGATCTACCGCAAATGCTGA
- a CDS encoding tripartite tricarboxylate transporter substrate binding protein → MKKEIAIAGMAALALSSACAHAQSFPTKPVRILVPLAAGGGMDTVTRGLAQKLSDALGQSVVVDNRPGAGSQVALDILAAAAPDGHTLMMASTTPIIHPLLYKSRYNLARDFAAVTQVTAQGYVLAIHPSIPAKTALEFVQHLKGNPGKYTFSSSGIGSPIHMTGELFQIATGTKMVHVPYKGMGAAYGDLIGGRVPVSFPTIISSIPHITAGRLRALAVTPPKRVQALPNMPTMAEAGIPGVVVVNWYGLVAPLKTPRAIVDKIGSEAAKAMKSPDMAQRLAAEGSEAVGSTPQEFAGHIKSEQAMWSRVIKQAGIKGE, encoded by the coding sequence GTGAAGAAAGAGATCGCGATTGCAGGCATGGCGGCGCTCGCACTAAGCAGTGCTTGTGCCCACGCGCAGAGCTTCCCTACCAAACCGGTCCGCATACTCGTGCCGCTCGCCGCGGGCGGCGGCATGGACACGGTCACGCGCGGTCTTGCGCAAAAGCTCTCCGACGCGCTCGGGCAGAGCGTCGTCGTCGACAACCGTCCCGGCGCCGGCAGCCAGGTCGCGCTCGACATCCTGGCCGCGGCGGCGCCCGACGGGCACACCCTGATGATGGCGAGCACCACGCCCATCATCCATCCGCTGCTCTACAAGTCGCGCTACAACCTCGCGCGCGATTTCGCGGCGGTGACGCAGGTCACCGCGCAGGGTTACGTGCTGGCGATACACCCGTCGATACCGGCGAAGACCGCGCTCGAGTTCGTCCAGCACCTCAAAGGCAATCCCGGCAAATACACCTTCAGCTCTTCGGGCATCGGCAGCCCGATCCACATGACAGGCGAGCTCTTCCAGATCGCGACCGGGACGAAGATGGTCCACGTGCCGTACAAAGGCATGGGCGCGGCCTACGGCGATCTCATCGGCGGACGCGTGCCGGTGTCGTTCCCCACGATCATCTCGTCGATCCCGCACATCACGGCCGGCCGTCTGCGCGCGCTCGCGGTGACGCCGCCCAAGCGCGTGCAGGCACTCCCCAACATGCCGACCATGGCCGAAGCGGGCATCCCCGGCGTGGTCGTCGTGAACTGGTACGGGCTCGTCGCGCCTTTGAAGACGCCCAGGGCGATCGTCGACAAGATCGGCAGCGAAGCCGCGAAGGCCATGAAGTCGCCCGACATGGCGCAGCGCCTCGCCGCCGAAGGCTCGGAAGCGGTCGGCAGCACGCCGCAGGAATTTGCGGGGCACATCAAGTCCGAGCAGGCGATGTGGAGCCGCGTCATCAAGCAGGCCGGCATCAAGGGAGAGTAG